The Bacillus basilensis genome includes a region encoding these proteins:
- a CDS encoding alpha/beta fold hydrolase: MSEFMGNETGKKLDIGGIELYYELLGGNNEGPTLVFDAGYGDTLESWNPIKDDILKFSKMFIYDRAGIGKSEMNERPRHSQQSVENLRILLNKAGIKPPYVLVGHSFGGLNTRLFASTYPEEVVGVVLLDSTHEDQNKILPSLFTKEVQEAYYNQFILEGSLNEVEESLEQVRTSKSLGNIPLIVVTGGLQPFHTVESMATWMKFQGELANLSTNKKHIIVEDAGHAIHIDQPQVVVDVIRDILDMVKNKNKHSTL, encoded by the coding sequence ATGAGTGAATTTATGGGGAATGAAACAGGAAAAAAATTAGATATAGGTGGTATTGAATTATACTATGAATTGTTAGGGGGAAATAATGAAGGTCCAACCCTAGTTTTTGATGCTGGATATGGAGATACTTTAGAAAGCTGGAATCCTATTAAAGATGACATTTTAAAGTTCTCAAAAATGTTTATTTATGATAGAGCTGGTATTGGAAAAAGCGAAATGAATGAAAGGCCTCGTCATAGTCAGCAAAGTGTCGAAAATCTACGTATATTACTTAATAAAGCAGGTATAAAACCTCCATATGTATTAGTCGGACACTCATTTGGAGGATTAAATACAAGATTATTTGCAAGCACATATCCAGAGGAAGTAGTAGGAGTCGTTCTCTTAGACTCAACTCACGAGGATCAAAACAAAATATTGCCCTCTTTATTTACAAAAGAAGTTCAGGAGGCTTATTATAATCAGTTTATTTTGGAAGGTTCTCTTAATGAAGTGGAAGAAAGCTTAGAACAAGTTCGTACTTCTAAATCACTTGGAAACATTCCACTCATTGTTGTAACAGGGGGGCTGCAGCCTTTTCATACAGTGGAGTCTATGGCTACTTGGATGAAATTCCAGGGAGAGCTTGCTAACTTGTCGACTAATAAAAAACATATTATTGTTGAAGATGCTGGACACGCAATACATATTGATCAACCTCAAGTTGTTGTTGATGTAATAAGGGATATATTAGATATGGTAAAAAATAAAAATAAACACTCTACTCTGTAA
- a CDS encoding VanW family protein, with protein MARKLLTQRFPFLIPIRIGQRRLFKKISDRLKGYKFSKTFEQNPLPYRIYKHKSLLIRKLGDTDIQLQYNKITNLKLAICKINQVVIKPGETFSFWHLVGNSSEKAGYKEGIILMNGEAIKGIGGGLCQLGNLLYWMFLHSELETAERYRHSFDPFPDYGRVIPFGTGATLMNGIIDLKLINNSNISYQVNLHIDDEYIYGEIRASQYPPCTYSIVEEDHRFVKKIDGQVYRQNKVYKKIVDRVTGNLLDIELVMENDCLVKYEVDDEKIVGSL; from the coding sequence ATGGCAAGAAAGTTATTAACACAAAGATTTCCTTTTTTAATTCCTATTAGAATCGGACAACGTAGGCTGTTTAAAAAAATAAGTGACCGTCTTAAAGGTTATAAATTTTCAAAAACATTTGAGCAAAATCCATTACCTTACAGGATTTATAAACATAAATCTTTACTTATTAGAAAATTAGGTGATACGGATATACAGCTACAATATAACAAAATCACCAATCTAAAGCTAGCCATCTGCAAAATAAACCAGGTTGTAATTAAACCGGGAGAAACATTTTCATTTTGGCATCTTGTTGGTAATTCCAGTGAAAAGGCTGGATATAAAGAAGGAATTATTCTAATGAATGGCGAAGCGATAAAGGGAATAGGCGGTGGTCTCTGCCAGTTAGGGAATCTTCTCTACTGGATGTTTCTTCATTCGGAATTGGAAACAGCGGAAAGATATCGACATAGTTTCGACCCATTCCCTGACTATGGACGTGTGATTCCATTTGGAACAGGCGCCACTTTGATGAATGGTATTATTGATCTCAAATTGATAAATAATTCGAATATTTCCTATCAAGTCAATCTACATATTGACGACGAATACATCTACGGAGAAATTAGGGCATCCCAGTATCCTCCATGTACGTATTCTATCGTTGAAGAAGATCATCGTTTTGTAAAAAAAATAGATGGGCAAGTATACAGACAAAATAAAGTTTATAAAAAAATAGTTGATCGTGTCACAGGTAACTTACTTGACATAGAACTAGTCATGGAAAATGATTGCTTAGTAAAATATGAAGTAGATGATGAGAAAATTGTGGGTTCTTTATAG
- a CDS encoding M56 family metallopeptidase: MIDMFVNVYLPRFFDWVIETSIMASILVGIILCVKILLRNKLTPRWQYMLWMILIVRLLLPWSPDSSYSIYSILSYSNGTSVIFHQAPVDRIQGFTDIGDTKVITKEDTYASSSTQTAEESKKQTYNNEKQDDKTFSFYTISIYIWLAGVIILSFTTIIMNRRLLLYIKKQPVITDERIVRIFENCKKSMSVRQDIPLLLAGKISSPTVFGFIRPKVLLSSVHMKVLDEQQLRYIFHHELAHIKRRDVGVNWLMHGLLILNWFNPILWYAYSCMREDQELACDAFALTFIDSEENLAYGHTIITLLEHYSSYYQVPSLANLSRNKRTLKRRILMIKKFKKNSYRWSAFGVVAIIAVSSLSLLNARADGINAHQKEKTTGKATMKEVKKQSGDSLQNAVEKTLGTPENAKKDLGMSKESYKRATDYLYLAEKHLTKEEFEQYIQFYKEIRSIQKKAMVSKEVPENYEGDVKWFKEELLSQADNKKLNDLYNQSQSLSDKIDSHLRYNLEEAQKVVDFQINKPTYTVEGYTLKRERAGSFLTRKPEILVELEYVKGKYGYIICQSPLLEPKKDPFNWDGNDNIETYELEGNQVFYGTYENLQSMKMIVPAKGKNSAYQIVIINRGLDYRAETVLDRNVNKAELEKIMLSMLK, from the coding sequence ATGATAGATATGTTTGTAAACGTCTATCTACCTCGCTTTTTTGATTGGGTGATAGAAACCTCCATTATGGCAAGTATATTAGTTGGCATAATTTTATGTGTCAAAATCTTGCTTAGAAATAAGTTAACCCCGCGATGGCAGTACATGTTATGGATGATATTAATTGTAAGGCTTTTATTGCCATGGTCACCAGATAGTTCCTACAGTATCTATTCTATTCTTTCGTACAGTAATGGAACTTCAGTTATCTTTCACCAAGCTCCTGTAGATCGTATACAAGGATTTACAGATATAGGTGATACAAAGGTAATCACAAAAGAAGATACCTATGCATCTAGTTCAACACAAACAGCTGAGGAAAGTAAAAAACAAACGTACAATAATGAAAAGCAAGATGATAAGACGTTTTCATTTTATACAATCTCCATATATATTTGGCTTGCTGGGGTTATCATTCTGAGCTTTACTACCATCATTATGAATAGGCGTTTATTACTCTACATAAAAAAACAACCTGTTATTACGGATGAGAGGATTGTACGAATTTTTGAAAACTGTAAGAAATCTATGTCTGTTCGACAGGATATCCCACTACTTTTAGCGGGAAAGATTTCAAGTCCAACTGTGTTCGGATTCATTCGACCAAAGGTGTTATTGTCAAGTGTACATATGAAAGTACTAGATGAGCAACAGTTACGATACATTTTTCATCATGAATTAGCTCACATCAAACGAAGAGATGTTGGTGTGAATTGGCTTATGCATGGCTTACTGATTCTAAATTGGTTTAACCCGATTCTTTGGTATGCCTACTCATGTATGCGGGAAGATCAGGAACTGGCGTGCGATGCGTTTGCTCTTACATTTATAGATTCAGAGGAAAACCTTGCATATGGTCATACCATTATTACCCTCTTAGAACACTACTCAAGTTATTATCAAGTACCAAGCCTAGCGAACTTAAGTAGAAATAAAAGAACATTAAAAAGGAGAATTCTTATGATTAAAAAGTTCAAAAAGAACTCTTATCGTTGGTCTGCATTTGGAGTTGTTGCTATTATTGCTGTTTCATCTCTATCCTTACTAAATGCACGTGCAGATGGAATAAATGCACACCAAAAAGAGAAAACAACAGGAAAGGCTACAATGAAAGAAGTAAAGAAACAATCTGGTGACTCTCTTCAAAACGCTGTAGAAAAAACACTAGGTACACCAGAAAATGCAAAGAAAGATCTGGGAATGTCAAAAGAGTCCTATAAAAGGGCTACGGATTATTTGTATTTGGCTGAAAAACATTTGACAAAAGAGGAATTTGAACAGTATATCCAATTTTATAAGGAGATTCGTTCTATTCAGAAAAAGGCGATGGTTTCAAAAGAGGTACCCGAGAATTATGAAGGGGATGTAAAATGGTTTAAGGAAGAACTGTTGAGTCAAGCGGATAATAAAAAATTAAATGATCTCTATAATCAATCACAATCATTAAGCGACAAAATTGACAGCCATTTACGGTACAACCTAGAAGAGGCACAAAAGGTTGTTGATTTTCAAATCAACAAACCAACTTATACAGTTGAGGGCTACACACTAAAGAGAGAAAGAGCTGGCTCATTCCTTACAAGAAAGCCAGAAATACTTGTTGAATTAGAATATGTAAAGGGGAAATATGGTTATATAATTTGTCAGTCACCACTTTTAGAACCGAAAAAAGATCCGTTTAATTGGGATGGCAATGACAATATAGAAACTTATGAATTAGAAGGAAATCAGGTATTCTATGGTACTTATGAAAACTTACAAAGTATGAAGATGATTGTTCCCGCAAAAGGAAAGAATAGTGCATATCAGATAGTCATTATAAATCGCGGCTTAGACTATCGAGCGGAAACAGTGCTTGATAGGAATGTAAACAAAGCGGAACTGGAAAAAATAATGCTTTCCATGTTGAAATAA